Genomic window (Streptomyces yatensis):
TCCTGTTGCCGGGCTTCCCCCGGAGCGTGTTCCACCGGGGCCTGTTCCGTCGGGACCTGTTCCGTCGGGGCGTGTTCCGCCGGGGCCTATTCCGCCGCCCGGTCCGTCATATAGCTCTTCCAGATGTCCAGCGGGTAGCTGTCGCCCGAGGTGTCCGTGGTCTCCCCGCCCATCCCCTTGAGCGGCATCAGCTCCTGCGACTTGGGGTCCACCCGGGACAGCGAGACCGCCGTCGACAGCTTCTTGGTGTAGCCGACGAACCAGGCGGAGTTGCCGTCCTGCGCCGTGCCCGCCTTACCGGCCACGTCACCACCGGCCGCCGCGGCCCCGCGCGCCGCGCCCTCCGGGCTCTGGACGGCACCGCGCAGCGCCTCGTCCACCTCCGCCGCGACCGCCGGGCTGAAGGCCCGCCTGGCGCTGTCCTTGCGCAGCTCGAGCCGCTGCCCGCCGTGGGTGAGCCCGCTCACCGAGTACGGCGCGTAGTGGGTGCCCTCGGCGGCGAACGTGCCGTAGGCGCTGGCCATACGGATCGAGCTGGGCGTCGCGGTGCCGAGCGAGAACGCGGGCACCCGCGCGCCGAAGCTGCTGGGCAGCATCCCCGCGTCGATGGACGCCTGCCGGACCCGGTCCAGGCCGACGTCCATGCCCAGCTGGATCATCGGGGTGTTGATGGACCGCACGATCGCCTGGCGCAGGGAGACCTGCCCATAGGAGGTGTCACCGTCGTTGCTGGCCCGCACGATCTTGCCGCTGCGGTCCCAGTACGGCCCCTCGGGCGTATGCACCGCGATCTTGTTGTCGCCGTCGTAGAGCGTCGAGGGGGTCACGGGCGTCCGCTCCCCGTTGCGCTTCAGCAGAACGCCGTCGCGCAGCGCGGCCGCGTAGACGAAGGGGGTGAAGGAGGTGCCGGCCGGGACGTTGGAGGCGTTCGCGTCGTTGAATCCCTGCTCGAGATAGCCGGGGCCGCCGTACAGCGCGCGTATCGCGCCGCCGGGGGCCACCGAGGCGGCGCCGATCCGCACATGGCGGTCCTCGGGGCGATGCTCGGGATCGAGGGTGTCCCGGGTCTTCTTCACCGCCTTGGCCAGAGCCTGGACCTTCGGCTTCTCGAAGGTGGTGTGAATCTGATAGCCGCCCAGGTCGAAATCGGCGTCGGATATCTCGGTATGGGAGCTCACATACGCCTTGGCCGTCTCCACCAGATAGCCGACCTGGCCGGTGAGCCCGGCCGACTTGGGCGGCGCCTTGGGCTCGGGGAACGACGTATAGCGGGCCCGCTCGGACCGGGAGAGCTTTCCGATGTCGACCATCCGGTCCAGCACCCACTTCCAGCGGTCGACGGCCCGCTTGTGGTTCTTGGCGCTGAGCGTCGGATCGAATGTCCCGGCGCCCTTGAGCAGCGAGGCGAGCAACGCGCCCTCGCTCGCGTTGAGTTCCGAGACGTCCTTGCCGTAGTACGCGTACGCCGCCCGCTGAATGCCGTAACTGCCGCGCCCGAACCAGCTGGTGTTCAGATAGCGCTGCAGGATCTCCCGCTTGCTCATCCGGTCGTCCAGCTTGATGGCCATGAACATCTCGGTGAGCTTGCGGGAAAATGTCTGGCGCTGATTCAGATAGGCATTCTTCACATACTGCTGGGTGATCGTGGAGCCGCCCTGGGTCTCACCGCCCGTCACCATCCGCGTCACGGCGCGCATCAGACCGCTCGGGGACACTCCGCTGTCGGAGTAGAAACTGGCGTTCTCGGCAGCGAGCACCGCCCACTGGACATCCTGCGGCACCTTGTCCAGCGGCACCTCCTGCCGGTTGACCGGACCGGTGCGGGCCATCTCGCTGCCGTCCGCCCAGTAGTAGACGTTGTCCTGCTGGGTGGCGAAGTCGTTCAGGTTCTTGGGTATGTCGGTCTGCAGATACAGATAGCTCAGCAGACCGGTCAGACTGCCGAGGCAGAAGAGGAACAGGAGGGTGATCTGACGCCACGACGGCAGCCAGCGCCCCACACCACGCCGGCCCGCCCGGGGGTAGTCCAGCCGGACCCGCGCGGCCGCCCAGCGGCGCAGCCGCATCCCCCGGCTCCCCGAGGACGGCTTTCGGCGGTGCTTGCGGTGCTTCCCCATGGCGTTGTCGCTGCTGCCCAGCACGTGTTTTCCCCCACGCTCGCTCCGCGCGCGGGCGCGGCACAAAGGTGTGATCTTCCATCCCCCCGGACCAGACGATCCTATTTTCCCCTCTGAACGTCTGTCGCCACAGGGCCCCAATTTTTTGTAACAGTGACCATATTCAGCGACACCACCCACCCGGTGACCTTTCGCACCGCCCGGACCACCCCCGCCGACGGCCCCGCGTACGCCCCTCCGGCGCGATGCCGCGAAGCTCAAATGAAGCTCTGAACCACGGGCCCAGGGGATTCGTCCTCCTTCTACGGGGTCATCACCCCGGCACGCGAGAACAACACCGCGGGGGACGCGGTACGCAACGAGGAGGGGGAGCCATGGTGCGCCTCGGTACCGGAATCGGCTGGCGACCGGAGATCGCCGACGACATCGAGCGACTGCCCGGCATCGACTGGGTCGAGGTGGTGGCGGAGAACATCTGCCCCGACCATGTGCCGGACGCGCTCCAGCGGCTGCGCGAGCGCGGGACCACGGTGGTCCCGCACGGGGTGTCGCTCGGCCTCGGCGGAGCCGAGCGGCCCGACCCCGGCCGCCTCGAGGCGCTGGCCGAACGGGCCGAGGCGCTGGGCTCGCCGCTGGTCACCGAGCACATCGCGTTCGTCAGGGCCGGGGGCCCGCTGACCGCGTCACCGGCCATCGAGGCCGGGCATCTGCTGCCGGTGCCGCGGACCCGTGACGCGCTGGACGTGCTGTGCGAGAACGTGCGCATCGCACAGGACGCGCTGCCGGTGCCGCTCGCGGTGGAGAACATCGCGGCGCTGATCTCCTGGCCCGGCGAGGAGATGACCGAGGGCCAGTTCCTGGCCGAGCTCGTGGAGCGCACGGGGGTGCGGCTGCTCATCGACGTGGCCAATCTGCACACCAACCACGTCAACCGGGGCGAGGACCCGGCCAAGGCGCTGGACGAGCTGCCCACGTCGGCGATCGCCTACGTCCATGTGGCGGGCGGGGTGGAGAAGGACGGGGTGTGGCACGACAGCCACGCCCATCCGGTGACCCAGCCGGTGCTCGACGTCCTCGCCGAACTGTGCGCCCGTACGGCACCGCCCGGCGTACTGCTGGAGCGCGACGAGGACTTCCCGGCGGCCGGGGAGCTGGCGGGCGAGCTGGACGCGATCCGCGGGGTGATGGCGGCGGGGGTTGCGGGGGCGGCCGGCGTTCCGGTGAGGGCCTCCGCCGCGCCCGAGGCCCCCGTCCCGGACGCCGTCCGGGAGCGGCTGGCGCTCGCTCAGACCTCGCTGCTGTCCGCGCTGGTCGGGGGCACCCCGCCGCCCGAGGGCTTCGACCGGCGGCGGCTGCGGGTGCAGAGCGCGGCGCTGACGGCCAAGCGGGCGTCCGTGGTAGCCAAGGTGGCCCCGGAGCTGCCGGAGATCCTGGGCACCGGCTACCGCCCGGCGTTCGCGCGGTACGCCGACGGCCGCCCGATGACCGGCGGCTACCGCCGCGACGCGCTGGCGTTCGCCGAGCATCTGCTGGCGGACGGAGGGCCAGAGGACCAGGCGGCCCGGCGCCGCCTGACGCTCTGGTGGCAGGAACGGTCCGGGCCCGCGCCCCTGGCGTCCCATCCGGCGGCGCGGCTGGCCCGCCGGGTCCGGCTCGCGCTGAGCGGGCGGCGAGCGGCATGAGCGCGGCGGTGATCCTGGTCTACGCGGCCGTCGCCCTGTCGTCGGCGGTGCTCATCACCGGCACGGTCCGGGCCCGGCGCGGGGGGCCGTGGGGCCGGTGGACGGCCGGGCGTATGACCTGCTGGAGGCCGCGTTCCTGGCGGGCGGGCCGGGCCGGATGGCGGACACCGTGATCAGCGCGATGTACGCGGACGGGCGGCTGGCGATCGGCGACCCCGGAGTGGTCTCGGTGCGGCAGCCGATCGCGCGCGGCCCGGTCGAGGAGGACCTGCTGCGGCTGTGTGCCATCGCCCCGCACGGCGGCCTGAAGTGGCTGCGCCGGGAGCTGATGCGCAGTCCGGCGGTGCAGGCGATCGGCGACCGGCTGGCGGGGCGCGGGCTGATGGTGCGGCCGGGCGCCCTCCGGGGCTGGCGGCGCGCGGCACGGACGCAGAACACACTCTGCGCGGTGGGCATCTTCCTGGGCATCATGATGAGCGTCGGCTCCACGACCGACGGCGGAGTTCCGCTGATCTTCGCGATCGCCCCCGCGCTCTTCACCGGCTTCCTCATCGGCGGAATCTGCGCGGGTGCGGCCAAAGGGCGGCTGACCGCCGCCGGGAAGCGGGCGCTGGCGGCGTACCGAAGGGAGTCGGGGGTCGGCGAACGGCGGCACGCCCTGTCCGTCGGCCATCCGGCGACGGTCCCCGTCACGGTGGTCGTCGCGCTGACCGGGGCGGCCGCCCTGACGGACGATCCGCTGCTGCGGAAGCAACTGCTGGACGCGCAGAAGGTGCCGGCCGGTTCGGGGTCGTCGACCGACTCGGGGTCGTCGGGCACCTCGGACTCCGGCGGTGGATCGTGGTGCGGAGGGGGCGGCTCCGGCTGCGGAGGCTCCTCGTGCGGCGGCTCGTCCTGCGGCGGGGGCGGGGGGTCGTCGTGCGGCGGCTCGTCGGGGTCGAGCTGCGGCGGGGGCGGAGGATGCGGCGGGGGCGGCTGAGCCGCCTTACGACGGGCCGGTTGCCCCCGGGAACACCGGAAGGTCCGGGAGGTCGGCGCGCGAGCCGCAGCCCCGGGCGAGTCGTTCATATCGTGAAAACAATGGCGCAAGGGCGGTCGGGTCCAGTAGAACTCGGCCATGTTGTGGGTCCTTTTCCTGCTCGTCGCGTGGGGCGCGGCGGTTGTCAGCTGCACACGTCTGTGCCTGGCGGCCGTCGCCGCCGCCCAGCCGCTGGACCCCGATCCGGTGGCGGACGCGAAGGGTCTGAACCTGTACGAGGCGGCGTTCCTGTCCGGCGGTCCGCGGCGGGTGGGCGATCTGGTCCTCGTCACGATGTACCGCGAACGCCGACTGCTGCTGGCCCACACCGGCTGGGTCACCGTCGTGGTCCCGGACGGGCGGGACGAGCTGGAGCGGTCCGTGATCACCGCGATAGGGCCGGAGGGCCAGTCCCCGGTGCGGCCGGTGCGGACCGCGCTCGCCACCGCCGACCCCGTACGGGCGCTGGGCGACCGGCTGGTGGCGGCGGGGCTCGCGGTGCCCGCCTCGGCGCGTACGAATGTGGCGGTCGCGGTGCGGCACGTGCGGGCGGCCTGCGCGCTGGTGCTGGCGATGGCGGTCGCCGCGCTGCTGCTGGTGCCGCCCGCGGCGGGGCGCGGTCCGGTGGCCTCGTGGTTCATGCTGCCCCTGCTGCTGACGGTGAGCTGTCTGCTGATCGCCCGGGTCGAGGCGCATCCGTACTCGCGGTGGGCCTCCCCCGCCGGTCAGCTGCTGCTGGGCCGGATCGACGTGCCCCCGCGGCGGACCCTCGCCCAGCGCTCCGGCGGCGGCCCGGACGGCGATGACGACGACGGCGAGGTGCTCACCGCGCTCGCGGTGCACGGCACCGCCGCCCTCCCCGACCGGGCGCTGCGCGCGGCGCTGAAGGGGCATTGGGGTCATTGACCCCGACACCGCATCCCGGTGCTTTACATGGTCATCCGCCGCGCCAAATATCCCTTTCATTGCGCGATGCACGACGCGATGCCCGAAGGGATGGCCAGTGAGAACAGCAGCGCTGTACGGCATCCTCGGCCCGCTGTCCCTGTCGCTGGCCATGAGCGCGCTGCTCGCGACCCCCGCCACCGGCCGCCCGCTCGCCGCGTCCACCGCCCGCGCCGCCACGCCGGCCGCCGCGTCCCTCCCGTCCACCCCGTCCACCCCGTCCGCCACGGCCCCGGCCGGTGCGGCGGGCGCCCCGCTCAGGGGCCCGGCCTCCCCCACGACCCGTTCGGCCTCCGCCGTCCCCGCCGCGCCCGCCTGGAGCTCCTGGTCCGGCTCGCCCGCCACCGCCACCACGGCCGCGGTCCCGCCCGGTGACGCGGCCGCGGCGCGCGGGGTGACGCTCGCCGCCCGGCGCGCGGCCGAGCGCGGTATCGCCTTCCGCCACTGCCCCCGCGCCGAGGCCCTGGCCGCCCCCATCACCTGCGGAAAGGTCTCCGTCCCGCTCGACTACGCCCGTCCCCGCGGCAAGCACATCAGCCTGACCGTCAGCCGGATCCGGGCCACCGGCCCCAAGGCGAGGCGTCAGGGGGCCCTGGTCTACAACCCCGGCGGACCGGGCGCCTCCGGTATGGCGTTCCCCGAGTACGCGGCCGAGGGAGCCTTCCGCCGCCTGGCCGCCGCCTACGACTTCGTCGGCTACGCCCCACGGGGCGTCGGCCGTTCCGCGCCGCTGTCCTGCCAGCGGCCGTCGGCCTACGCCAAGGCGCCGACCAGCTCCCCGCCGCACCCCACCGCCGCCTTCAAACGGCGGCTGGTGGCGCGGGCGCGCGCCTACGTCCGGGGCTGTGTGCGCCGCGCGGGCCGCGCGCTCGCGCACTACACCACCCTGAACAACGCCCGCGATCTGGAGGTGCTGCGCGCGGCACTGGGCCAGCGGCGGCTCACCTTCGTGGGCGCCTCGTACGGCACGTACTACGGGGCCGTGTACGCCACGCTCTTCCCGGGGCGGGTGCGCCGGATGGTCTTCGACAGTGTGGTCAACCCGGCCCCCTGGCGGATCTGGTACCGCGACAACCTCGACCAGTCGGTGGCCTTCGAGCGGCGCTGGCGGGACTGGCGCCGCTGGGTCGCCCGGCACCACGCCGTCTACCACCTGGGCA
Coding sequences:
- a CDS encoding transglycosylase domain-containing protein codes for the protein MRLRRWAAARVRLDYPRAGRRGVGRWLPSWRQITLLFLFCLGSLTGLLSYLYLQTDIPKNLNDFATQQDNVYYWADGSEMARTGPVNRQEVPLDKVPQDVQWAVLAAENASFYSDSGVSPSGLMRAVTRMVTGGETQGGSTITQQYVKNAYLNQRQTFSRKLTEMFMAIKLDDRMSKREILQRYLNTSWFGRGSYGIQRAAYAYYGKDVSELNASEGALLASLLKGAGTFDPTLSAKNHKRAVDRWKWVLDRMVDIGKLSRSERARYTSFPEPKAPPKSAGLTGQVGYLVETAKAYVSSHTEISDADFDLGGYQIHTTFEKPKVQALAKAVKKTRDTLDPEHRPEDRHVRIGAASVAPGGAIRALYGGPGYLEQGFNDANASNVPAGTSFTPFVYAAALRDGVLLKRNGERTPVTPSTLYDGDNKIAVHTPEGPYWDRSGKIVRASNDGDTSYGQVSLRQAIVRSINTPMIQLGMDVGLDRVRQASIDAGMLPSSFGARVPAFSLGTATPSSIRMASAYGTFAAEGTHYAPYSVSGLTHGGQRLELRKDSARRAFSPAVAAEVDEALRGAVQSPEGAARGAAAAGGDVAGKAGTAQDGNSAWFVGYTKKLSTAVSLSRVDPKSQELMPLKGMGGETTDTSGDSYPLDIWKSYMTDRAAE
- a CDS encoding DUF692 domain-containing protein → MVRLGTGIGWRPEIADDIERLPGIDWVEVVAENICPDHVPDALQRLRERGTTVVPHGVSLGLGGAERPDPGRLEALAERAEALGSPLVTEHIAFVRAGGPLTASPAIEAGHLLPVPRTRDALDVLCENVRIAQDALPVPLAVENIAALISWPGEEMTEGQFLAELVERTGVRLLIDVANLHTNHVNRGEDPAKALDELPTSAIAYVHVAGGVEKDGVWHDSHAHPVTQPVLDVLAELCARTAPPGVLLERDEDFPAAGELAGELDAIRGVMAAGVAGAAGVPVRASAAPEAPVPDAVRERLALAQTSLLSALVGGTPPPEGFDRRRLRVQSAALTAKRASVVAKVAPELPEILGTGYRPAFARYADGRPMTGGYRRDALAFAEHLLADGGPEDQAARRRLTLWWQERSGPAPLASHPAARLARRVRLALSGRRAA
- a CDS encoding TIGR04222 domain-containing membrane protein, which encodes MDGRAYDLLEAAFLAGGPGRMADTVISAMYADGRLAIGDPGVVSVRQPIARGPVEEDLLRLCAIAPHGGLKWLRRELMRSPAVQAIGDRLAGRGLMVRPGALRGWRRAARTQNTLCAVGIFLGIMMSVGSTTDGGVPLIFAIAPALFTGFLIGGICAGAAKGRLTAAGKRALAAYRRESGVGERRHALSVGHPATVPVTVVVALTGAAALTDDPLLRKQLLDAQKVPAGSGSSTDSGSSGTSDSGGGSWCGGGGSGCGGSSCGGSSCGGGGGSSCGGSSGSSCGGGGGCGGGG
- a CDS encoding TIGR04222 domain-containing membrane protein is translated as MLWVLFLLVAWGAAVVSCTRLCLAAVAAAQPLDPDPVADAKGLNLYEAAFLSGGPRRVGDLVLVTMYRERRLLLAHTGWVTVVVPDGRDELERSVITAIGPEGQSPVRPVRTALATADPVRALGDRLVAAGLAVPASARTNVAVAVRHVRAACALVLAMAVAALLLVPPAAGRGPVASWFMLPLLLTVSCLLIARVEAHPYSRWASPAGQLLLGRIDVPPRRTLAQRSGGGPDGDDDDGEVLTALAVHGTAALPDRALRAALKGHWGH
- a CDS encoding alpha/beta hydrolase, whose protein sequence is MRTAALYGILGPLSLSLAMSALLATPATGRPLAASTARAATPAAASLPSTPSTPSATAPAGAAGAPLRGPASPTTRSASAVPAAPAWSSWSGSPATATTAAVPPGDAAAARGVTLAARRAAERGIAFRHCPRAEALAAPITCGKVSVPLDYARPRGKHISLTVSRIRATGPKARRQGALVYNPGGPGASGMAFPEYAAEGAFRRLAAAYDFVGYAPRGVGRSAPLSCQRPSAYAKAPTSSPPHPTAAFKRRLVARARAYVRGCVRRAGRALAHYTTLNNARDLEVLRAALGQRRLTFVGASYGTYYGAVYATLFPGRVRRMVFDSVVNPAPWRIWYRDNLDQSVAFERRWRDWRRWVARHHAVYHLGTTDARVLASYEKARRRLGHKPAGGVVGTAQLQSAFLRTGYNDAYWDPAARALAAYLHRDPEPLIALAAPDPAQAADDENGNAVYTAVECNDAPWPRTWATWNRDNTALARRAPFETWDNVAMNLPCAFWPLKPGRPLDVGHLEAVGPRTGRVALPPVLLLSAERDAATPYAGAKELWHRLPGSSLVTERKAGTHGVWGGPNTCVNRHVDTYLLTGRTPGRSASCAPRPEPVPLPAPAPLPESGKQPAAIPGTP